TGTTAGCTTAGCCCTGATTCTGGGAATTCCTGGCATTAGGTGGTGGTTTTAAGACCCTTCTTGTCCTAGACCAGATTAGGAAATCATTTTACTGAatattttctccccttccccccttttcttgctGCTTCCTCAATTCTTTCTGGGGAGGGCTGTGTCTTCATGTCCTGTGAGAGCTTTCCAGGAGCATCTGGCTTGGCTTTCTTGGGAAACAGGATACTGGGTgcacttttggcctgatccagccgggctGGTCTTATGCTTTATGAATTAGAAGCTGCCTTGAGGGAGGAAACAGGACCAGAAGATAATAAATAATTATGGAAAccacatatttttatttgtttatttaccaCATTTATATCTTACCTTTTCTTCTATCGtggagctcagggcagcaaatGTGGGATTCTGAGGTGGTCTTCTCCTTGCTCCACCCATGCATTGACTGAGACCTGCTGAGTTCTTTTCATTTGCCCTCATACCATGCTGAGGACAAGCAAAATCTTGGAAGAAAATGCTTAAATGAAATGCTGTTTCACCCCCATCTGTCGCTGCCTTTTTTTTACGTGTCAAAGGGAGTAGTATGAGCTGAAAAGTTGGGATTGGTTGGGTCATTCCTAAATGATTTAGGGAACAGCTGCATACAATTCTTGCAAACGACTCCACACGGAATTAACTAAGCCCTGCTTTATCCTAAAGTTCTTTTGTCAAGAACAGTTCTTGACCATCCTTGTAGACactaggattattattattatttaagatgcATTGTTTCAGGAGACATGCTGAGGAACCTCATTTGAACAGATCACAGTGTAAAGTTATTTTGCAAAgccacaaatatttaaaataactttcATGTTGGTTTGTTCAGCCGGCAGAGCAGGAGACTTGGCTTGCAAAAAAGGAGGGCTGTGTTCAAAAGTTTCATTTGTGGGGACTGGCAAGGTCCATTTATATGCCACAATACCGAACACCCATTCTGTTTGGTCACCTGCAGAGAGGTAAGATTTTTATTAAAGGAACAGAACATCACAGTTGTGTGTGAAGAGCACCCATTTCCTACATTCTGCTGGGAGTTCTGTATCCTAAACATTCCTTTTAATTTATTCTAACATGTGCTTGCTTTGCATAACTTGCGCACCCCTAAGCCAAAGTACCTAGACTTTGGAAGTGAGAGCCGTGAGCCAGCTGTTCTCAGATTTGGGTATGTGAAAGACAATACTAGGTTGGAGGTCTGGCAGTGGGATGAGGGGGCAGGACAAAGGGGCATTGAAGGCCCCTctaaatgaatgtgaatgttttATCAATATGGCCAAACAGCCAACATACCCCCTCCAAATGGTGGAACTTTTATTGATTGCTGTACTAATGATTACAAATTGTTACTTGCAGTTGTGAAGGAtatatttgtaatttttaaaatgaaaagctcTGGTCATCATTAACTTTTTCAGACAGCATCATATCACAGTTCATCCTCAGCTTAGCATCCTAGTTGTCAGTATGAATTAACTGTTTGTTGCTTAAATGTATATACCAAACGATCAGTGCTCCTGCGAGGATGAGCTTTTCTAGTGAATTTAGAATTGGTGCAAGATGCATGTGTTTTGAGTCAAGTAGTGAAGGCACCAGTGGGGCCCACCCAAGAAGATAGTAATTTGCTGTGGCCCTCCTGCCCTGTTCCTCCACTAGCTGCATGTGTCAAGCACACTTCAGAGCATGCAGGAAGCAGGTCTGGCCACCTTCGGTAGAAGCAGCCTTCAGTATCTAAGACAAGCCTGCTGCGTCAGGCCAAAGgggatccatctagcccagcatcctgttctcacagtgaccaaccggATGTCTGTTGGAAACCTccaggcaggattcctgcacaaaaacactctcccttcttccggtttccagcaactggtattcagaagcattgctgcttccaactgtgccATTGAGAGCTGCTTCCATCATGGCTAGGTGCCattgagagccctctcctccatggatttgtcttaTTTTTTCAAAGACATCAGGGTTGGTGGCCTTCATTATAACCCAGATTACGTGCAGTGCAAACTGGTGGAAAGGCTCACCATGCCATGTAAATCTTACTTTAAAACTCAGCAATTACAAATTGGATTATATAGCAGTGGAATCTGACTCTGTCATGGTACAGTAATTAATGCCCCACCATCATCCATAGTGCCTATTAATTTGCTGCCTGTAGTTCTCTAAAGTTTCCTAAAACCAACTGTGTGGAAATTATACGTAATTGAGGCATTGATTCTCAAGGCCCGGTTTACccagaattctttttaaaaaacgttttgtaATAACCAGCTCTTAGCACATAAGGAGGCGAAACACTGTACAATAGGATGCGCTGATGGGTTAAATAACAGCCCTTACTTAAGACAGGTAGCATGTTCTGCTTTGACTTTCCACTGCAGGAGGAAGGTGTGATTTTATAGTTGATGTTCCACAACCTGCAACATTACGTACCTGCTGTGCATTTATGATCACTTAAAACTCCCGTTTGGTTTAACTGGGTTTAAGCTAGTTCGGTAAGAGACAGATTCATTTATTCCACTACTAGCGATACTTCAAATAGGGCTTACGTAGATTCCTTTGCATTCTCTTTCTGTCCTGAACAGCTGTAACATCACCCTGTTATGGGCCCTCCTGCTGAGGGGGACAGTGGTCTGCTGTATGCTCATGGCTGGTGGAACTGAAGCAGGAAGCTCCCTGATTCACAGCAGTCTTTGGAGCCATTTTGCCACACAAGCTATCACGATGCCAACTTCACCATGATCAATTTGCCCAGTATCCTGGCTATCTTTGCAAAGCAGGTTTTCCTGTGGAAGTGGCAGCTGTTAATCCCACTGTTGTGTAATTTGGGTTTGGGCCAGGAGGCGTTGGCCAGGGTAGTGCCTGCCCAACCTCATTGTATTGTGTTGGCAAGTCTAGGGATTTACTCAGCAGTCCTGTGCAGTTCCCGAAGCCCTTTGCTTGCTTCACTGGCACCGCCTTGGGGAATTAAGGGCACACAGTGCTGTTGAAATGTCTTTTGCTGAAAACATATTCAACTGCCGTGTCGCCTCCCTTGTGCTCTCCTCAGATCTCTTCCAGAAGGTCGGAGGAACAGACCACATTTAGTGGGTGTTCACATGGAGAGGGGGGGAACATTCAATATTGCAACAATAAATCTTTACGCGGTTAGGTTGAGAGTAGTGGCACAAAGTTGGATTCGATCCCTAGCGAGTGCCATGAATTCTACTGTTACTGCAGCAGCATTGTATTGAATTGGAAAGGGTGGTGAAGTATTCAGTCTGCAGTGGACAAAAAATGGctttggatttttgttgttgcctcCTTTGTCTGCAGCATGTTGCTTAGCAATGTGTTGGGCTGGGGGGTTGGCGCAGCATCTGGAAGTTAAAATTCTTGAACTGATGAGGATGTTTGTCCAtcctcatcatcattatttattaattaaatttgtatgctgcccttcatctgaagattacagggtggttcacaacaaaaacacaagatacctaataaaacaaaagcgaaacaaaacaaaacaataacacccctcccacagacacatttaaaaggtcgtagaatgttaatcagccaaacacctaggggaagagaaaggttttgcctggtgcctaatgatatgtaatgaaggcaccagttgaacctccttggggagagtaTTCCCCAAAAGCAGCTAACACACAAAAAGGCCTATTCCAGTGTTTCAACCCTTCAAacctccagtggggggggggggaggaaacatgtagaagggcctcagatgatggttgCAGAGTCTggatcagttcatatggggagaggtggtctatgaggtattgaggtcctgagctgtataaagctttataggtcaaaaccaggggtaggcaacctaaggctcatgggccacaagcggcccatgggggtcatttaaccagcccatgatCTGCTcccgaactgagctgcccgctcggcgagtccccgtgcgctgtgctaaaccggcgcagcgcggCACGGGGACTCACTTCCACGGTGCCAGAAGTGCGTCTacgcagatgccggaaattgcatttgcacagccgcagttgctggaaatcgcaggcACGTGTGCTCAGGTGCACGTGCAATCCAACCCACGgaaggatctccgctggagtgaaccagcccacgtgaagtaaaccttgctgacccctggtcaaaaCCATAGAATAGcgcagaatagcattagctttatttgctgctgcatcacactgttgactcatgttaaacttgtggtctactaagaacccctagatccctttcacagTAATaatggcaagccaggtgtccccccccccatctaatatttgtgcatctggttattcTTGCCTAGGTGTAGAGCCTTGTCCCCATTTAAATTCATCCTGTTCGTTTGGGTCCAGTTTTCCAATCAGTTAAGGTAATCTTGAATCCAGATTCTGTCATGATTATCTCCCCATGGGCTTGGAGCTTGCAGAGGCTGGTGTTTGAAAGTAAAACCGTGCAGCTGAAGAGCACTGAGGGTTGGTGGTAAACTGGGGGAGAAATGTCTCCCAACAGTTTTTGAGGAGCAAATACTGTCAGAAATCTCTTGACATGGCCCACAAAGGTTATACAGTATTAGGAAAGCAGTAGCTGTAAATTGCCCAGGATTGCCATACCTCAAAGACTGCCTCTCTTCACATGAACCGATCCCAGCCCTGCGTTCTtcttctgaagcccttctttgtgtgcaacctccacaagaggtctggagggtggcaacatgagagcgggccttttctgcagtggctccccgtttgtgaaatgctctccctaaAGAGGTttgcctgacaccttcattatatatcttgtGAAAATGttcttcaaccaggtctttggaTGATTAACATTGTGTTTGgtgggggtgttgtttttgttctatttatttgtgcttttacttgtgttttgatgaagggcggtataaaaaataaaaataaatggacagGTTGCTTGCTGCGTAGTTCCCAGGAAAGAGGCAAGGGCTTCACTTACCACAAACTGAGCTGCCGATCAGGCAAGCTTGATAAAATGCTGAATAAGTTACGCTGGTTGCTAATTGCCCTCTTTAAATTTAGAAAAACTTGTTGGgttaagtttttttgtttgtttttttaaattaaaactggGAGCCCAAGTTGCCTTGTGAGCACAATGCACTCTGCCGGAAGCCATATCTTTCATTCATACTTTAGATGAGGCCATGCAGATTAATGTCCCAAGTAAACAAGAAAGCAGCTTTGGGATTTTTCTCAGGCATCAAATTAAAAATGTTTATGGCCTTTCTTGGTTATTGTGGGGCGTGAGTGTCCCCAGAGGAGTGTTTCTGGTGTGGAGGAAGTAGGATTTGCATACAGAACAGGGATGGCCACTTCTACCCTGGCTTCTTACTGCAAGTGGTGTGGAGAGTACTATGTTCCCACTAAGAACTTGTTCTGCTGCTTCAGACCAAAGGGCTACCAAGTCCAGAACAGTTTCCATTGTAACCAGCAAGGTATTTTCATAAAACAGGTTAGAAAGCTGACTTCTCTTCTCAGTTGTTTAGTACTAAAATCCTATAGTAAGAGGTAGAGTGCCTCTGCTGCTTGAAGTTTGTTCTATTTAGTTATCATACTGAATAGCCACGACACCTCGTCCTGTATGTACAATGTTGTATTGCAATAATTGTTATCCATGGTAGAAAAGGTGGAAATCGACCACAGATGGCTGTGTGTAAttctaaacttttttaaaaaaagaaaaagaaattgggcAAGGAAGTGGGGTTTGGTTGTATTTTTAGAGTGGAATAAGTGGCCTGCATCATGAATCTCCTTGCCCAACTGAAGAACAGCCATTAGCTGAGAGAGCATTTGCTATAGCAGTACTCTTAATTGCTCTTAACTGCTTTgatcgaatcatagaattgtagagtcggaaaggaccccgaggatcatctagcccaacccctcgcaatggaggaatatgcagctgtcccaaacggggattgaacctgcaactttggcattatcaacacTGTGCTCTACACAACATCCAGGCTGAGATGTGGAAAGCTTTGCATAGTCCAAGGTTggtctctttctccctctgcaaGCGAGAGCCCACATAGTGGAGACCCCAGCAGAAGGAACGCTGGCAAGATTCCTTATTGTATGTGAGAAAAAGATGCACAGGCACCTCAGTTTCTTTCCCAAACAGAATAAGGAGGCTCCCTTTCACCAACCAGCAGGACATTTCCTAAGTACCCAGAGCAGCTGTGACTTTTATCAGTTGCCACAAACATGAACATAATCTTCCATTTATTGCCTATGGTCCACAGCAATAATTATTATGCTTccagattattttttattatatttgtatactaccctataCCCACAGGCCTCAGTGGGTATTTTTAGTGGGTGCCCATGCCTGCACCCTACTAACATATTAAGGGCAGTATCTGATGCTGGAGAAGAGTTTTCATTTATCCTTTTATTCACACAACAGTTCTGCACTCCTGATCTCCACTGCAGAAGCTGCAGACAGAGGTAGTTTAAAGAAACATCACACAAATGAATGTCCATTAAACGCAACCTGAGGCTGTAGTGCAAATTGGGGTGAGGAGAGAAATCAAACCCTTGGTAGTGCAATTTATTCattttgtgtatgtatatatatctcTTTATCTAAGGCACCTTAAAGGCAGAGGACACTTTTGCTGTATGAGACTCTCCTCTCTGGCTTACTATTCAACTCTCACAGTGAATGCTGTGGCATGCAGCAACTGGTGGCCCGAGTCTCCTACTCTGGCAAAATGGGGCTCTGTGTTGGCTTGTAACCAGACCCAGGGTCTACCATCTCTAATCACATGTGCATCTCTGCAAGAAGGTAGGAGGCACTGAAACACAGATCTTCTCCCCCTCAGCCTCGATAAGCTTTCAGCAGCTGCCCTGCAATGACCAGCCTCTGTATCTCGCTAGTTCCCTCGTAGATCTCTGTAATCCGAGCATCCCGGTAGTGGCGCTCCGCCGGCATCTCTGTAACGTAGCCCATCCCTCCCAGGATCTGGATCGCCTGAAATAAAAAAGCACCCCAAGTGCGTCGGCATTGGATGCTGTGGCTGCAGCACGACAACAGAGATGAAAAATTGGGAGGGATGCACTTACATCCAGGAGATAGAAAGGAAGCATGCATGCCACTAGCTCCCCCTACTGCATGCTCTGTTCATTTGCCACAGTCACACAAGAGCCTCACACACCTACAGGGACTCCTTTGTGGCCACAATGACTGAACGTTCCAAGGAGAGAGATTCCGGCGGTGTCTCTTGCTCCATGTAAGCCAGCAGCGTGCCAGCTGTACGGAAGGGGAGAGCTTCTCCCTCGGTGCTCATGAGCATGAAGAGGCACAGCTGACCTCAAGAGAAGGCTTACCTGGTGGGAAATTGAAGTTGCAGCCTCGGAAGCAGACAGCTTTGCCATCGCAGCTTCCTgtttggagaagaggagagaaaagtGCTACAGTGCAGGCAAACCTACCCCCACAGCCCTGAGTGGTGGTGAGGAGAGTCACTTAGCACACCAGCTCACAATGCAAAACAGGGTGGGGTAGGGGATTTTCTATAGCCCAGGGAacgtttttttatttatttttgcctttgCACACATTTCTAGGGTGCCTGCAACCTGTCCGTTACCTGTGGAGACAAGCACTATTACCTTTGTGTAGGGCTTTCCGTTGTCCTTCAACATGGCGGCTCTCCATGTCAGCAGGCGGGCGCTCTCGAGGGCCAGTGCCATGTCAGCCAGCTTGAACTACAGACACAAAACACCATGGTTGGTTGAATAACTCGGGTGGCCCTAGATATTctgcaccagccttccccaagccaGTGCTGTCcacatgttttgaactacaactcccgtttGGGGctgtggtggctggggctgatgggagctgcagttcaaaacatcGAAAGGCAAGGCTGGTCTGCATGCAACAAATCAAAATGAACACAGCAAGTACTTAACAGAAGCTCAACCACAATCCAGTTTCTGAATAAAGCAGAGCATACGCCTTGTCTCACTAATTTTGAATGTCTTGCAGGAACATCAAGTGGAAGACTAAGAAATCAATCTCATGTGGAACCATACACGGGATGATGGCTCTTTGAATGACCTCCCCCATGTCCTTGTGCCCCATGTTAATTATAGCAGGAAGGTTGTGCCCTCTGGGCTGGTCCTGGTCAAGGAAACCATTTCACTTTTAAGATATTGATGTCCCCAAAGTAATCAAGTTGTGCAACAAGTACAAAATGAATTCCAGCTCTTCTGTTTTGACATGTTTCTCTAAAACAGGGTGCAAACCTGCAGCCCATcagctgctgctgaactacaactcccacgctgcccagagctgatgggagtgctaacaacaacaacaaacatttctGTATcagccttcatccaaagatcacagggaggtttacaatataaaaacagaaaaatacataacacagtaacaaacgaaaacaaatccccacccccagtttaaaatgccaaagatggtttaattagccaaaggcctgggagaagagaaatgtttttgctcagcacctaaatatatgtaacgaaggcaccaggcaagccttcctGATCTAGTTCAGCAAAAACAGTGGGGCTGCAGGTTAGCctccctgattattattattttttaaaagtattgatGAGTCCTGGAACTACAAAGAGAATAGCCCCTGTACGAGAGAGATATATCTGTGTACCTGAATGGCCTGCAGCTTAGTAATGGGGGAGCCAAAAGCCACCCTTTTCTCAGAGTAATCCACAGCACAATCGAGAGCTGCCTGGGCTATTCCTAATGCCTGAGATGCAATTCCAATCCTCCCAGAGTCCAGGGTTTGCTGAATGGAAGATGGAAAGACAAGAAAAAAATGAGTTTGTGCACTACAACCAGCCACATCAGAAAAAGCCGACTTTAACTGAAGACAATCTTAAGACTATGGAATGACTGGGCACACTGTGCAAAGCCCAGCATCCAGTAAATACAGGCAGCTGTTAGTGAAGCATGGAGTGGGGCAGTTTTGCTACTACCTCCAGATGAGCCACAATGAAGAGACGCACACAGTACAAATCTAAATTGTCTTACACTATTTTAAAACTATCCTGGCTTTGCCagaagattcctgggaactgcagtttggcaAGGATGTTTAGAGAAGTCCAGTTTTCACAATCCCTGCGGTGGAAGCAGCATTAAACCAGTGTAAGTAGATTATGGCTTCAGGCTTTGCTGTCTCAAGACTGATCCACCTGCCCTTATCTCCTATCTATGACAAGAGACTAATCTCAAggcctgcctttctttctttccattactATTATTTATGATATGAACCACTTTGGGAAGCAAGAACTGTCTTAAATGGGGGGTTAAAAAACCACAGTGCAGCTCTTGGGTTTCCCCAGAACTACAAACCTTTTGGAAGGGATACATACTGGAGGACCTCCTCTCCCACCACCTCCCACTGCTTTAATCTTTGCCTGTAGAAACCCCCAAGTTCAGTCCCTTGACAGCATGGCCAGGTAGAgccaaggaaggaaaaaaaaaaacatccctaaatcccctggagagctgttgccaatcaCTGCTAACAGtaatgagctggatggaccaatggtctcaatATAAGGATGCTTAATAAGGATACAAGATGCctttgctggattaggccaatggcgcATATAGTctagcattctcttctcacagtggccaactggatgccccAATTGAAAGTcctcaagtaaaggtaaaggacccctggacggttaagggttgcggcactcatctcactatcaggccaagagagccgacgtttgtccacagacagctttctgggtcatgtggccagcaggactaaaccgcttctggcacaataggacactatgacggaagccagagcgcacggaaacaccgtttacttttccgccacagcggtacctatttatctacttgcactggtgtgctttcgaactgctaggttggcaggagctgggacagagcaacaggagctcaccccgtcaagtggattcgaaccaccgaccctccgatcaacaagcccaagaggctcagtggtttagaccacagcgccacccgcaatccCATGCCcaagcacaaaagccctcttccgtcctgtggtttccagcaagtggcattcaaaAGCGTTGTcgtctccagctgtggaggtgaAACACAGCTAACATGACAAATGGCTCTTAGCCAACCTCCTTTAAAGTCATCCACTTTATTGTCCctcgctgcctcttgtgggagtgagttccagagtttaattCCCTAAGTGGAGTAGGTGGGCcccctgctccctcagccagggGATACACATTATTATTTAGCACgttttatataccacttactcACAAAATTGTATGAAACATTTGTTAAAAATGGCAATGAAAAACACTAGGCGTAATAAAAAATTAGCAAAAACagaaaatcaaaattaaaaaaccaCAGTTGTTCTCATAGACATAGGCTAGTTCCTACATACACTTGGGCAATGCCTacctatccaggcaagcaagaggcatttatTAGAGTTCATGGACAGGCAGTGAGAGGGGTGCATTGTCTGGACACAAgtcctcccccaccacacactTTAAAGGAAAACCCCTACATAGTGATCAGCCGAATTCCTGAAAGTCTGAGAACAGGGcatggaggggaggaagagggcgCGAAAGCCAGAACTGCCACCCTTTGTGTTTCCAGTGCAGGCAGACGGTGCTGCTTAACCCCATTCCCTCCCCTCACCgttaaaagagtttactcaccaTGGCAATCTTGAAGCCCATCCCCTGCTCCCCCAGGAGGTTGGCCTTGGGGATACGGCAGTCCTCGAAGATCAGGTTGGCGGTTGAGGAGGCTCGGATCCCCAGCTTGTCTTCCTTCTTTCCCAGGGACAGGCCAGGGGTTGGCATGGGGACGAGGAAGGCGCTGATGCCCTGCGCGACAAGACAGAAAAACTTTCGCGGTTGCTCACGCAGAAGGAGGTCTGCTGGCATGACCGGTGGTCCACCAGTGGCTTGACAAGTCTCTCCTGCCTGCCTGAGCTGGGATCCCTGGCAGGCTATTtatgtattgcattgcattgcattgatattccactttttctccaaagagctcaaggcagctCTGAATCCCCACAATAACCATGCGAGATTATCAAGGTTGAGAGAgagtgacccagtgagcttcatggccatgtGGGGATTTGGATCCTAGTCTCACAGATCCTAGTCCAACcactttaaccactataccacctgGCTGGCTATAAACCAACcacccccaacctgatgccctacAGGTATTGTGGACTACctgtacaactcccattagcttcaCCCAGCATGGGAGCCATACTCTTATGGGAGTCATAAGTTCAAtgcatctagaccaggggtccccaaactaaggcccgggggcaggatgcagcctaatcgccttctcaatccggcccgcggacggtccaggaattacataagtagaatgtgtccttttatttaaaatgcatctctgggttatttgtggggcctgcctggtatttttacatgagtagaatgtccttttatttaaaatgcatctctgggttatttgtggggcataggaattcgttcatttcccccccccccccaaaaaaaaatatagtccggccccccacaaggtctgagggacagtggaccggccccctgctgaaaaagtttgctgactcctgatctaGACCAGCGATGTCCAACCAATCAACCATGACTAACAGGTTGATCCCCGGGTAACTGCGGTCGATCGCAGGATCCTTTCCTTATCGATTGCGGGATTAAAAGCAATGTACAATGAATGTTTCCACCTCCTGCCCCCCCTCACTCTGTCCCTATGTAGCATCAAAAGGGTGATCTTTTATACTGGCGTCCCCCTCTCCTCTAAAAGCTCAACCACTCTGGTTCGCCCGCCCCcgaaaaaaagcccaacaactttggcctttccccccttccaaaacccacccacccccacacgctcctcctccctccaatgacaatgggtagatcactgccacttttttttttatactgggagtagatcctgggagttggacgtgcctgatctagaCCATCTATCCCATTTCAGCTTCTGCTGGGCAGAGCAGGGAATAAATGCCAGCAGCGCTGTCAAAAGCTTCTAGGTCCCTCTTACATCACTGGGAAaggctgcatttaaaaacaaaccaacacaccCATGGGAGCCCCTTTATGTGGGTACCTGGCTCAGCCCCAGCTTTCCTTGTTGTGAAGACTGACCCTAAAGGCTGCACTCACCTTATGCTTCAGAGACTTGTCTGTGGTGGCAAGGACCACCGTTGCAGAGGCGTCCCAGGCGTTGGTGATCCAGGCTTTGGTGCCGTTCAGGACCCACTCGTCCCCAACCAGCTGTGCAACCGTTGAAGCAGCTCCGGCATCGCTGCCATTGCCTTAGCAAGGGAAAACCAAAAGGGTTTCTGGCCCAAAGACCTGGTGCTGCTCCCTCTCCGAGAGGAGACTGTGAAAACTCAAGTCTTGACTCAGCAGAGGAGTCCCATCTCCTtgtgccacccccaccctccagctgTATTTCAGTTGCAGACTAAGCACGCCCACCCCTCTCCGCCAGACCAAACTTCCTGGCTGCTGTTGGTAAGAATAAGCAACCACCCTGAGCTAGAGACaccaccagttgttgtttttcgtgtgtgtccctccctccttgaccattggctatgctggttgagATTGACGGGAGTCACTAGTTCAACCACCTCTGGGGGACCCATGACTGGCACGACTAAAAGTCATAACACAAGCTCCTTAATGCTCCACATGCCTAGGGAATGGATAACAACTTGCGGGAAACAGAATGAATGCAAAATATGCTCATTTGTGGTTCCCATATCGTTCCATAGATGCACACTAAGCTTTACCTCCTCTAGGTTATTCCAGTTACAATAATTTTGTAAGATTCTCCTATTACACGCAGAACAGTCAGTCCAGACCTGCCAATGGATTTATATTTTTGCAATGTTCTTTTAGATAAACTAAAAGAACACTTCCCACTCTCTATTAAATTTTTCATCGGTAACGTCTCGGAACCTTGCTGATAATCTGGCTAGCTCTGCATATTACCGCATCTTATTTTGCCAGTCTGATTTGGATGGGATAGCGTCTCCTTTCCATACAACCACTAACTATGGAACGAATAGTTAGATACACTaactatgtatctgaagaagtgtgcatgcacacgaaagctc
This is a stretch of genomic DNA from Lacerta agilis isolate rLacAgi1 chromosome 17, rLacAgi1.pri, whole genome shotgun sequence. It encodes these proteins:
- the ACADS gene encoding short-chain specific acyl-CoA dehydrogenase, mitochondrial — its product is MAAVTALLARRRGGIGAWTFQCLRRLHTVYQTVELPETHQMLRQTCRDFAEKELAPIAAQLDKEHRFPAEQVKKMGSLGLFAMDVPEKYGGAGLDYLAYSIAVEEISRGCASTGVIMSVNNSLYLGPILKFGSEEQKHKWISPFTNGDKIGCFALSEPGNGSDAGAASTVAQLVGDEWVLNGTKAWITNAWDASATVVLATTDKSLKHKGISAFLVPMPTPGLSLGKKEDKLGIRASSTANLIFEDCRIPKANLLGEQGMGFKIAMQTLDSGRIGIASQALGIAQAALDCAVDYSEKRVAFGSPITKLQAIQFKLADMALALESARLLTWRAAMLKDNGKPYTKEAAMAKLSASEAATSISHQAIQILGGMGYVTEMPAERHYRDARITEIYEGTSEIQRLVIAGQLLKAYRG